A stretch of DNA from Flavobacteriaceae bacterium MAR_2009_75:
GGTATTGGGTTGATAGGAGGTTCTTTTGCGAAAGACATTAAGCGCTTGCGCCCTGATACCAATATTTATGGTGTTGATACGAGCGACAAGCATTTAGATGAGGCGCTGCAATTGGGTATTATCGATAAAAAGTCTGAGTATTCAGAGCTGGCAGTGGCCGATATGGTGATAGTTACCATTCCTGTCGATGTTATGGTCGATGAGCTTCCTAAAATTCTAGATGCCGTAAACGATGATTGTGTGGTTTTTGATGGAGGTTCAACAAAGAGTCTTATTTGTAGCGTAATAGAAAACCATCCGAAGCGAAGAAATTTTTTGGCGGCTCACCCCATTGCGGGAACGGAGTTTTCAGGCCCATCCGCGGCTATAGAAAATTTGTATGCCGGCAAGACCAATATTATTTGTGAGGTAGAGAAGACCGCTTTTAAATTGCAAGAGCGTGCTTTAGAGCTTTTTCAAGAAATGGGAATGCGTATTCGGTATATGAATCCGCAGGCTCATGACAAGCACATTGCCTATGTGTCGCATTTGTCACACATCAGCTCGTTTATGTTGGGAAAGACGGTTATAGAGAAAGAGAAAAATGAACGTGATATTTTTGACATGGCGGGCAGTGGTTTTGAGAGCACGGTCAGGTTGGCCAAGAGTTCACCGGCCATGTGGACGCCCATTTTCAAGCACAATAAAGAGAATGTAATAGAGACCTTGGAGGAGTATATACAGAACCTTCAAGAATTTATGCAGCTGCTGAAAAGTGATGATTATGAGGGAATCTATAAGGAAATGAACGATACGAATAAAATAAAGGAAATTTTAAACGGAATACCATTAAACAATAAGTAAAACTAGAGAACAAGTACAAAGTCAAAAAGGAAGAGTAGAAGCCCCACGCGTTTTTTAACGACCTTGCTGTCTTTATTGCAGAAAAATCAAAACAATGGAAAACAAGAAAGAAATGAGAAAATGGTTGGATGATTTAGGCTTAGACCATCCACTGGTAATAGCTGGCCCTTGTAGTGCTGAGACCGAAGAACAAGTATTGGGTATTGCCCACTCTCTCAAAGATACCGATGTAAACTATTACCGTGCAGGTATTTGGAAACCCCGTACACGCCCAGGTAATTTCGAAGGTGTAGGAGCCCTTGGTCTTAAATGGTTACAGCGAGTTAAAGAAGAAACCGGTATGAAAACAGCTACCGAGGTAGCGAACCGTGCCCATGTTGAATTGGCTTTAGAACATGATATCGATTTATTGTGGATCGGTGCCCGTTCAACGGTTAGTCCGTTTATCGTTCAAGAAATTGCCGATGCCCTAGAAGGTACCGATAAAGTGGTTTTGATTAAAAACCCGGTAAACCCAGACCTTTCATTGTGGTTGGGTGCCGTTGAGCGTTTATATACTGCAGATATTAAGAATTTGGGTGTAATTCACAGAGGTTTCTCTACCTATGCTAAAACGAAGTATCGTAATATACCTGAGTGGCAAGTAGCTATCGATTTGCAGACCAGATTTCCTGATTTGCCTATCATCAATGACCCATCGCATATCACAGGTAAGCGAGATATGATTTTTGATGTTTCCCAGACTGCCTTAGATTTGAATTTTGATGGTTTAATGATAGAGACCCATCACGACCCTGATAATGCATGGAGTGATGCTGCACAGCAAGTAACGCCCGATAGTTTAGTTCAGATCATGACAGATTTGAGAATAAGAAAAGAAACCGACAGCGAAGCGGAGTACAACTCTAAGCTTGATAATTTGCGTGCTCAAATCGATATTCTTGACGGTCAATTGATTGAGACTATGGGCAATCGAATGAAGATTTCAGACAGTATCGGTGAATTGAAAAAGCAAAAGAATGTTGCCGTACTTCAATCGAACCGTTGGAATCAAATTTTAGGAGCTATGATTCTAGAAGGAGAATCTCAAGGTTTGAGTGAAGAGTTCATTTTGAAAATGTTCAAGGCCATTCATCAAGAATCTATCAATCACCAAGAAAAAATTATTAACGGATAGATTCAAGAATAATTAGGTATTGAGCAATCTGTTTCTACACCGTAAAGGTCAGAAACAGATTGCTTTTTTTTGTGCCGATATTTTCTAGAATCATAACGGTAATGAATATGGTTTTACCGCTGGCTATGGTGCTTCATGATTTAATTCTGTGCTTATCGCGAAGATGTCGGTGATGAACAAGATAGTTTAAGCACAGACAGTAGTCTTTAAATCGCTTTATATAAAAGTATTGCTTTTCTTTGCATCGTAAATCAAATGAATGATAGGAACCGTATATAAATCTACAGGCAGCTGGTATACCGTTAAGAATGATAGCGGTACTTTTTTCGAGTGTCGTATTAAGGGTAAGTTCCGTATTCAGGGTATTAAAAGTACCAATCCGATCGCGGTGGGCGATATCGTAGAATTTGATGTTGAAAAGTTAGGTGACGATACGGTAGGAGTCATTCACGAAATAAAAGACCGTAAGAACTATATCATACGTAAATCGGTCAACCTCTCCAAGCAAACACATATTATTGCGGCTAACCTAGACCAGGTTTTTCTTTTGATTACGCTGAACAACCCTACAACATACACCATATTCATAGACCGTTTTTTAGCTACTGCCGAGGCCTATGAGGTGCCGGTTGTTCTTCTGTTCAATAAAATAGATGCCTATAATGATGAAGAACTGGGCGAAATAAAATTTCTAGCGGCACTTTATCGTGAAGTAGGTTACACTTGTATCGGCATTTCGGCAAAAACGGGGAAAAATGTAGACAAGGTAAAAGAACTGATGACCGAAACGACGAGTATGTTCGCAGGGCATTCGGGAGCCGGTAAGTCTACTTTAGTGAATGCACTAGAGCCTAATTTAAAGTTGAAGACCGCAAAAATATCCGAACAGCATTTGCAAGGCCAGCACACTACAACTTTTGCTGAAATGTATGATATGGATTTCTCAGGAAGAATAATCGATACCCCTGGTATAAAGGGGTTCGGTATCGTTGACATGGAAAAGGAAGAAATAGGAGACTATTTTCCAGAGTTTTTTGCGCTTAAGGGAGATTGTAAGTTCAACAATTGCTTGCATATCGATGAACCTAAATGTGCGGTAAAGGAAGCACTGGAGAATGAAGAAGTCGCGTGGAGCAGGTATAAAAGTTATGTGCAGATGGTGACGGGTGAAGATGAAAATTACAGGATAGATATTCACGATACCAAAAAGTAATTAACGATTATATATGCGTGCAGTAATACAACGAGTCGCTTGGGCCAGTGTTTCGGTCGATGGCAAAAAGATTTCTGAAATTAAGAACGGTCTTCTAATTTTACTGGGTATTGAAGATGCCGATAGCCAAGAAGATGTTGAATGGTTATCTCGTAAAATGGTGAACCTAAGAATCTTTAATGATTCTGAAGGAGTCATGAACGAATCGTTACTTGATATTAACGGAGATGCCATTGTTGTAAGTCAATTTACATTGCATGCCGCCACTAAAAAAGGAAATCGCCCATCTTATATTAAGGCGGCCAAACCTGATGTAGCTATACCACTTTACGAATCTTTTGTTCGACAAATAGAACTTGATTTGGGCAAAAAGGTGGGTACAGGAGTTTTTGGGGCCGACATGAAAGTCGAATTATTGAATGATGGGCCAGTAACTATAACGTTTGATACGCAGAACAAAGAATAGTACTATTTTGTCGAGTATTTCTTGATTTATGTAAGAAAAATAAGTGATTTGTTGGGTGATTAACTAGCAACCAACTCACTAATGCGCTACTTCTTCTTACTTCCTTTTTATTTCTTAAGTCTTCTAGGTTTTTCTCAAGACTCTGATTATCAGTTTGATTTATTGGATTCTGAACTTGTCGAAAATGCGAATGCAATATTTAGGCAAGATGAGATGATCATAAGTATACTTTCAAAAAAAGACTTGGTATTAAGACGCAAGAAAGTCATTACTGTGTTGAACGAATTGGGTGACCAATACGCAATGGCATATGTGGGTTATGATAACAGTCGTAAAATTAAGAGTATTAGTGCTACGGTATACGACTCATTTGGTAACAGAATAGAAAAGATTAAAGAGAAAGATTTTCAAGATTTTAGTGCTGTTGATGGTAACACCCTTTATTCAGATTCTAGAGTAAAATATTACCGGTATACTCCCATTCAATACCCCTATACGCTTGAACTCAATTACGAGGTGTCTACCAAGAACACTGGTGAAATTCCTGCCACTTGGCTTTTTCTAAAAGATTTTATGGTGAGTACCGAGCAAAGCAATTTGATAATCAACTTTGCCAGCCCCGATTTAGAACCCGTGATAAAAGAGAAAAACTTAGAGGGTGTTGAGGTATTGAAAAATAAAACTACCCAAAGTATTCAATACAGTGTGGGGAAGGTAAGGGCGTTCAAAGAAGAAAGCCTGTGCCCTTCTTTTGAAAAGTTGGCACCGCACATTAAGATAAGACCGGTCAACTTTCACTATGAAGGTTATGACGCTTCAATTAATAATTGGTCCGATCTGGGAATTTGGATGTCTGAAAACCTACTCAGAGGCAGAGACGAACTTCCGGCAGCAACAATATCTAAAGTAAAAGCCTTGACCAGTGGAGTTGGCGATAATCTGGATAAGGCAAAAATAGTATATAAATACGTACAGGAAAATACAAGATATATCAGTGTTCAAGTTGGTATTGGGGGTATACAGCCCATAAGTGCAATTGATGTTGACAGGGTAAAATATGGTGATTGCAAGGGGCTTTCCAATTATACCAAAGCCCTATTGAAGGCCGTAGGGGTAGAGGCCTACTATGTGCATGTAGAAGCGGGTAGAGATCAGGTGAACTTTGAACAAGACTTTCCTGATTTAGCTCAGGGCAATCATGCGATACTTGCCATACCTTACAGTAATCAATACTACTGGATAGACTGCACGTCCCAAGTACATCCTTTTGGTTTTATCGGTGATTTTACCGATAACAGAAAAGTATTTGTAATTAAGCCCGATGGAGGGGAAATAGTTACTACTTCCTCTTATCTCAATGAACAGAACTTTCAACTTACCGAAGGTTTGTATACCCTTTTCGAAGATGGCAGTATTCAAGGAGAGCTAGAAATAAGCACCAAGGGTATTCAATATGATGATAGGTTTACTTTGGCTGATCAATCCGAAGAAAAAATCGAAAAACATTACAAGAAACATTGGAATAATATCAACAACTTAAATGTAGGCTCTTACCAGTTTGAAAATAATCGAAACGAGGTGCGTTTTAAAGAGCAACTATCTTTAAGTGCAGCCAATTACGCTTCTAAAAGTGGAGATAGATTACTCTTTGCCGCCAATGCTTTCAATAAGCAACAATATATTCCGGCGCGTTATAGAAACCGTAAGCTTCCCTTTGAAATTCAGAGAGGATTTTTAGATGAAGATAGGCTTGCAATAAGAATTCCCAATGGTTTTGGTATTGAAGCAATGCCTGAGGCGATAAACATAGATAATAAATATGGCTCATATAGCTTGTTATTTGAAGAGATAGATGGTGAAATAATTCTTAAAAGAAAGTTGTTGGTCAAATCTGGAACCTATGCCAATACAGATTATTCCGGGTTCCGAGATTTTATGAAGAACGTTTCAAAATACGACAACTCTAAAATTGTGATAAAACCTATTCTATGAAAACTATGAAAGAACTGATGTGCATGGTCGGTCTATTTCTATTGACGACCGTTCAAGCCCAAGAAATTGAATTCGGTAAAATAAGCAAAGAAGAATTGCTTGAAAAAGAATATGCACTTGACCCTGAGGCTGAAGCCTTAGTACTATACCGAGGTCAAAATACCTATTTGCAATCGGCAAGCGGTATTACCAGAATGATTACCGAAGTTCATGAACGTATTAAAATTTACTCGAAGAAGGGTTTTTCACATACTACCGAAAGTATCAATTTATACAATAGAGGGTCAGATAGAGAAGAGGTAAGAAAACTGAAGGCCTTTACCTATACACTAGAAAATGATAAAATAGTTGCCTCGGAACTTGACAAGGATCAAATTTTTGAAAATGAATATAGTTATAATTATGATCAAGTGAAGTTTACGATGCCGAATGTCAAAGAAGGCTCTGTAGTTGAATTTAAATATAGTATTAGCTCTCCGTTTATTTGGAATATAGATGAGTTCCGTTTTCAGCGAGATATACCCATAAAACACCTGAAGGCCGAATTAAGAACCCCTGAAGGTTTTAACTTCAAGCAAACGCAAAAAGGGTTCTTTCGACTAAATGCCAAAACCAGTAAAAAGCGTGACCATAGATTAGGTAGAGATGTAGTGATAACGAGCTTTGACTTAAGTAACATTCCGGCGCTTAAGGCCGAGAGCCATGTTGATAATATCGACAACTATAGAGCTGGTGCCATGTTTGAGCTGGTCTCGATCGATATACCGGGCGTACCCTATAAAAGTTATGCCCAAAGTTGGGCCGATGTGGCTAAAACGATAGGGAGCTCAAGCGATTATAAAAATGAGCTCGACAAGACCCGCTCTTTTAAAAATGAACTGGAAAGCATGTTAGAGGGTAAAACCGATCACCTAGAAATTACAAACTTGCTTTTTAAATATGTGAAAGACAATACCGAATGGAACGGGCTTGATGGCAGTTCGTTTCAGAACGGTCTGAAAAAAACCCTCAAAGAGAAGAAAGGAAATGCTGCTGATATAAATCTGCTGTTGGTGGCTATGTTAAGATATGCAGGGGTCAAAGCTAACCCTGTCATACTGAGTACTAAAGAGAATGCCATTCCCATGTTTCCGACCCTTGATAGGTTGAATTATGTAATTGCCCATGCTTCAATTGATGGCAAGGATTTTTATATGGATGCTACCGAAGAATTCAGTGATATAAATCTATTACCGATCCGTGATTACAATTGGGGCGGTCTATTGGTCGATAACCACAATAAGGTTTGGAAGCATATTTCACATATTGCGCCGAAAAAAGCGGAAAATATTTATTCAGTCAATTGCGAAATAAATGAAGATGGTTTCACTGAAGGCAGTTACAAATCAAGATTGACCAACCATAGCGCTTACCAATTTCGTGAGAAATTTAAAGGTTATGACCTTGATGAGTTCTTGAACGAACTCGAGAGTAAATATTCAGGTATTGAGATTTCGGAATATGATGCAAAAAATACGGACACTTTTGACGGGTACCTGACAGAAACATTTGTTTACGAAACTGAAAATGGGGCTGATATTATTGGTGATAAACTATATGTTAATCCCCTTTCCTTTTTAAGGATGGAAGAAAATCCG
This window harbors:
- a CDS encoding D-tyrosyl-tRNA(Tyr) deacylase; translation: MRAVIQRVAWASVSVDGKKISEIKNGLLILLGIEDADSQEDVEWLSRKMVNLRIFNDSEGVMNESLLDINGDAIVVSQFTLHAATKKGNRPSYIKAAKPDVAIPLYESFVRQIELDLGKKVGTGVFGADMKVELLNDGPVTITFDTQNKE
- a CDS encoding transglutaminase superfamily protein; the encoded protein is MKTMKELMCMVGLFLLTTVQAQEIEFGKISKEELLEKEYALDPEAEALVLYRGQNTYLQSASGITRMITEVHERIKIYSKKGFSHTTESINLYNRGSDREEVRKLKAFTYTLENDKIVASELDKDQIFENEYSYNYDQVKFTMPNVKEGSVVEFKYSISSPFIWNIDEFRFQRDIPIKHLKAELRTPEGFNFKQTQKGFFRLNAKTSKKRDHRLGRDVVITSFDLSNIPALKAESHVDNIDNYRAGAMFELVSIDIPGVPYKSYAQSWADVAKTIGSSSDYKNELDKTRSFKNELESMLEGKTDHLEITNLLFKYVKDNTEWNGLDGSSFQNGLKKTLKEKKGNAADINLLLVAMLRYAGVKANPVILSTKENAIPMFPTLDRLNYVIAHASIDGKDFYMDATEEFSDINLLPIRDYNWGGLLVDNHNKVWKHISHIAPKKAENIYSVNCEINEDGFTEGSYKSRLTNHSAYQFREKFKGYDLDEFLNELESKYSGIEISEYDAKNTDTFDGYLTETFVYETENGADIIGDKLYVNPLSFLRMEENPFKTDKREYPIDYGFPFRDRYMITITIPEGYAVESLPANLHMNLPNDLGTYKYVIKNVGNKIQLSVTFEINSAVISALNYLELKEYYNQMIIKGSEQVVLTKTTDEYKESAAGSR
- a CDS encoding prephenate dehydrogenase — translated: MNVFIIGIGLIGGSFAKDIKRLRPDTNIYGVDTSDKHLDEALQLGIIDKKSEYSELAVADMVIVTIPVDVMVDELPKILDAVNDDCVVFDGGSTKSLICSVIENHPKRRNFLAAHPIAGTEFSGPSAAIENLYAGKTNIICEVEKTAFKLQERALELFQEMGMRIRYMNPQAHDKHIAYVSHLSHISSFMLGKTVIEKEKNERDIFDMAGSGFESTVRLAKSSPAMWTPIFKHNKENVIETLEEYIQNLQEFMQLLKSDDYEGIYKEMNDTNKIKEILNGIPLNNK
- a CDS encoding transglutaminase superfamily protein is translated as MRYFFLLPFYFLSLLGFSQDSDYQFDLLDSELVENANAIFRQDEMIISILSKKDLVLRRKKVITVLNELGDQYAMAYVGYDNSRKIKSISATVYDSFGNRIEKIKEKDFQDFSAVDGNTLYSDSRVKYYRYTPIQYPYTLELNYEVSTKNTGEIPATWLFLKDFMVSTEQSNLIINFASPDLEPVIKEKNLEGVEVLKNKTTQSIQYSVGKVRAFKEESLCPSFEKLAPHIKIRPVNFHYEGYDASINNWSDLGIWMSENLLRGRDELPAATISKVKALTSGVGDNLDKAKIVYKYVQENTRYISVQVGIGGIQPISAIDVDRVKYGDCKGLSNYTKALLKAVGVEAYYVHVEAGRDQVNFEQDFPDLAQGNHAILAIPYSNQYYWIDCTSQVHPFGFIGDFTDNRKVFVIKPDGGEIVTTSSYLNEQNFQLTEGLYTLFEDGSIQGELEISTKGIQYDDRFTLADQSEEKIEKHYKKHWNNINNLNVGSYQFENNRNEVRFKEQLSLSAANYASKSGDRLLFAANAFNKQQYIPARYRNRKLPFEIQRGFLDEDRLAIRIPNGFGIEAMPEAINIDNKYGSYSLLFEEIDGEIILKRKLLVKSGTYANTDYSGFRDFMKNVSKYDNSKIVIKPIL
- a CDS encoding ribosome biogenesis GTPase, which encodes MIGTVYKSTGSWYTVKNDSGTFFECRIKGKFRIQGIKSTNPIAVGDIVEFDVEKLGDDTVGVIHEIKDRKNYIIRKSVNLSKQTHIIAANLDQVFLLITLNNPTTYTIFIDRFLATAEAYEVPVVLLFNKIDAYNDEELGEIKFLAALYREVGYTCIGISAKTGKNVDKVKELMTETTSMFAGHSGAGKSTLVNALEPNLKLKTAKISEQHLQGQHTTTFAEMYDMDFSGRIIDTPGIKGFGIVDMEKEEIGDYFPEFFALKGDCKFNNCLHIDEPKCAVKEALENEEVAWSRYKSYVQMVTGEDENYRIDIHDTKK
- a CDS encoding 3-deoxy-D-arabinoheptulosonate-7-phosphate synthase; translation: MENKKEMRKWLDDLGLDHPLVIAGPCSAETEEQVLGIAHSLKDTDVNYYRAGIWKPRTRPGNFEGVGALGLKWLQRVKEETGMKTATEVANRAHVELALEHDIDLLWIGARSTVSPFIVQEIADALEGTDKVVLIKNPVNPDLSLWLGAVERLYTADIKNLGVIHRGFSTYAKTKYRNIPEWQVAIDLQTRFPDLPIINDPSHITGKRDMIFDVSQTALDLNFDGLMIETHHDPDNAWSDAAQQVTPDSLVQIMTDLRIRKETDSEAEYNSKLDNLRAQIDILDGQLIETMGNRMKISDSIGELKKQKNVAVLQSNRWNQILGAMILEGESQGLSEEFILKMFKAIHQESINHQEKIING